TCTTTTCAGCTCTTCTCCCTGGGGATATGATGCTCAGAGAAGTGCTTCCCCTATCCGTCAACCTTTCCAAATGACTGAAgcatgataaatttttatacaaaataacgAGTAACGTCTTATGACAGTACTGAAGCAGGAAGTTGAGCAGAAAATTTTGAGCCACTCTTAGCTTTCTATATGCCACGTGGAAGCAAAATATTGGGAAAGGGATCGGAGGTCCAATGCTTTTCTTCACTGTGGGATTGACCATAGGCAACGTGAAACTCGCACGGCTACAGGGAGTTAACCATAGCAATCCCCTTCTTCTATGGCGTACCGTGATAAGGGCCATCAGTTTATGATCAGTGGCAAGAAAGAAGTATAAACTAGGCTTCAAAGATATATCTATCTAGTCCTGAAGCTTGTGCTTGGCCAAATAGTCGGATTTCGGGAGCACATACTTCTAATACTGATCATGCGCAGGCAAAGAATCATTACATGAAAAATGGTAGCCTGGTAGTTTATTCCTGTCCCAGAAGGGGAAGAGAGAGTTCAAAGAGAGCTCTGTGCTACAAGTCCTCGCGTGGTTCCCTAGTACTCGTCACGAGCAGGCCGCATATAAAACACATCCTAGTTCAATCGATAAATTTTACTAGTAATGTTTCCATAAAAGAATCGTTATACGCAAATGTTACATCAAAAATAGGAGACTAACAACTTCAGATATACCCACCGTTTGAAAAATGCTATATAAATTAAGATCTTGATAGCAGTTCCTCAGTCATTCaaaaatttaaccaaaattattttttaaaatgttttttttatatagaaatatattaaaataatattttttatttttataaatttatttttgatatccgcatatcaaatcaattataaaacactaaaaaaaaaatagtttgaaaaaaaaaaatttaataaaagacaAGTTTAATCTCATTGCCAAACACCTCCTCGTATACCACACTGTCGAAGCAATCTTTAGCTCGCCGAGACAGTTGAAATTTCTATTTTACTAGGTTTTTGCAGCCACgaattacttattttttattgtcaattgGAGTTTCAGTTTTCTTGCATCATTCTTGACGTGAACAACAAGAAGTACTGCAGAGGGGGGGAATTCTATATGGGAGGTCATCGTAATTAGTCACAGTTTGGTGTTGAACGAAGGATTTTGTAGTGATAGGTTGCTATCTTGCAAGAGTGAAGAGAggattgctttttaatttttagcgcTGGGATGATGCCCAGAGAAGAGAAATGCTTCCCTTACCTGTCAACCTTTGCAAACTTCTATCCAAAATCAGAGTAACATCTTACGACAGGCAACAATACTGGCAGATGCAGTAATTTGAGCAGAAACAATGGTTAAAAAacccatcttttatttttctaatgattctttattaaaatgtttttttaatgcattaaaataatataatttttattttttaaaatttatttttaacactaaaatatcaaaataataaattaattaattagtttaaaaaaaatcaatttttttcttaaaatatggTGTGGCCGCGTAAACATAAACAAACATAGTAGACTGCTGACGCATAGAAGCCAAGGGAAGGCAGGTCCAGTGCTTTTCCTTTACCttctgttttctttaatttgtggTTAGCCATAAGCAGTCCAGATGCTCAACTCTCAATCTTTCACAGCCATGGAGTCAATATAGCAGTCCCCTTCTTCAAGGGTCTAACAATGGCTATTTCCGTGGCAAAGTCCTACTACTACTTTGTCTATGGATGATGTTGATGCCGATTCCCTTGAGACTCAGAATGCCGATTCCCTTGAGCAGCTTTAATATTTGGCTCTTGTCCAGATGTCAGTGACGTGAGTTTAGTAGCGGCTTTAAGTCTGTTTAAAAacgtaattaaaattatatatttttttaaaattattttgatatatatattgatatcaaaaacaatttttaaaaaataaaaaaaatattattttaatatatttctaaacaaaaaaatattttaaatccacAGCTACTATTTCATTCACAAATACATAAAATTGTGGCCTAAAGCAAAGTTGCGTGATGGAGTTAAAAGGCTTTTTACTGAGGCAGGTGGTAGGAAGGCTGAGAACTCATCAAGTAGCCTGGAACATAAACCATGTGGTGACAGGGTAAACTATCTCCCTCTCTATATTTATGCATACGTTTTTTGGGTTTTACCATAAAAATAGTATTCCTGGGAGATCTCACAACAATGGTGGGTAGTTTTCCTGAAGGGGTGGAAGCACTCAACCTTTGTTGCGggcaaaagaaaaactaaaataaaaaggaaatgcaGCCGCTCCTATCCAAAAACTGACAAGAGATAGAGAAACAAAGACATGAACACAGAATCGCCAGTGTCAAAGTCAATTAATCATGCCAGAACACGATTTCTGATCAAACTGGATACAGGCAAAGCATACTGGGGCATCaggtttcagttttttaaacaaaaaataacaaagggcAATAATTCCTCAAGGTCTAAGGACTGAATTTTAACTGACAAAGAATGCGTTAAAACATTAAATAGGCGTGTAGAAGATCATTGTAATGCCAAGCAAATTCCAAGTCAATTCAAGTCTCGCTACATTCTATTTGCTAGTTTTGTACAATATGCAATGATAAGCAACCTAAAAAAGCTCGGTGTGATCACGCAATTGAATAATTACAGGTTTTACAATTATATTGCAATTTCAATCTCATCATAACCCTACCTTAGATACAGAGAGACCAAGAATTGAGAGAAGAGTATGAATTCACTAACTACAGCTGCTGGGGAGTGTAGTCCAAGAAACGGGACAATGTCAACCTGCAACCAATTCTCAACTGCTGACCCCACCACTGCTCCAGCCACGAGCCCCCCTATAGTTATTATAGTAGCTTTCCCTGCAAAGGTGACCAGCAACATTCTTAGATGCTTTCTGCTCCTCTTACAGAATTGAAATTCACAAAATGTATGGAAGCTATGCAGTCTTTGTTTACAAGAAGTCATCGATTCACAGAAACTGAAAACAAACTACCAATTTCCCCTGAGACTGAGTTTCAGTCTCACACAGTAAGCCCTGGTAACCCATATAGGTATCATCCTAGAATGTTACACCCAAATTATTCCTGGGCAACCCCCCacaaccaaacccaaacccaaacacACAAGCACACCCCCTTTTCTTTATCTCCAACCATTATGAAGTTGCAAGGGACAATCAACATAATTAAGCAATTGCATACTGTGCATCATTGACAGAACAAAGAAACTTTTAACCTGAAAAAATGATCTGATTCGAGCATATGAAATTTTAGGCCAAATTCCTTGAAATTTGATGAACTGCATAAAGAAAGATCAATTTCCTTGCAATTTGATGTAGCGTATATGGAAAGAGCATTACCTAACTTCACATTCTTTTTGGTCATGAAGTACAAGGAAGCACCAAAGCTTGTAGCTAATATCAGGCCAGGAACATCAGCCCCCGCATAAGGTGCCACAGAAGGCATGGAAGTGCCATTAACATAAGTTAAAACCATCAAAGCTCCATACACTCCTGCTTGTAAGCCCAACTCTCCAGTTGATGGTGTTTCCACTGAAACAGGGGTTTTCTTAATTGTAGTCTGCACCCACTGTGGCATTGGTCCCATCCCAGGGCCACTTACAGGTTTAACATCAGCATAACGAATGTTACTGCTCACGACTTTTCCTGCCCGGCGCTGAATTAAGCTCCGCATGAGCAACATATCATATGCGGCTTCAAcctaaaaatcacaatttaactATAGTGCTCAtgacagaaaaaaatatctaaaacacAGTGGTGCAAAATCTTATTCCAGCTTCCAGCTCAGTAAATGCTTGTGACAGAAAGCAAATGTCATTAATTCAACTATATCAATGTCAATTTAACGGCCACTATTTCATAAAGACAACACTATCTTATAGAAAAATGAAGAACTGTAGCAAGATAGGTCAACATACATGCAGAAACATCAATTGGAAAGGGGAGAAACCGGGGCGCTCTCTTACCCAAGCTTCAAATTAAAGGTTCACAAAACCCAAGCAAAATAAACCTTAACTACTATCTTGAAATAAGGCTAGAAAATGGCAAAAGACCTAAAAGACACTACATGCTGCGATTTACATGCCATGGATTCTACCAAGATCAATATCTCAAAAATCTCTCCAAAATCACCAACCAACAACACGCTAAATCTCAACACGGGACAGCAACGTGCGGATCAAGATATCTGCACCCCATAAATCCAGTACCTCCACCACTAAACTCACTCATCACTTTTTACACAGAACATAGAGCTAAGGTACCTTTGGCAATTCTACGTTCTAACCATTACCTGGTTATGCATCTAATGACACGCTGGCTTCCAGTTACCTTcaaaactcaaacaaaaaacaaaacttgaaattcTAATCGCCATGATAACACAAATCCAATCCACTGTAAACTAAATTTAACACAAATGCAATAATTAATCCAGCTTCGGCACGAAGCCCAGAAACAAATTTCCAAACATTGCAAGCTAAACCTCACAGTTTGCAAAAACCCATCATTAACAACCatccaaaaaacaataaaaacacttcaaaacacCTAAAGTCTCAAACCTTGATCTAATtgatcaagtttaaaaattacCCATTAATAAAACTAACACATTTAACTAACTAAACCCATCTTCATAtactaaatttaaaagttaaagcCCAAATTTTCACAATtagataaaattgcaaaaatttattcagaaaaaaagaaagagatagtaGTCAAGTGTGATTGAGAACATGTTTATCACCTGTGCAATGGCTTCCTGGTCATCTTTACATATAGCGACAATGGAATTTTTGGCGCGAAGTATTTCATCGAATGACGCGCCGTCTGAGACACCAAGAAGTTTGAGTGCGCTCTCCACTGACATCTCAAACGGCGCCGACGAATCATCGGCTCTGGAGCCTGCTCTCACTAAAATACGCCTGGGTTGCACAATTACTCCCCTCCAgaaaacagggtctttttttaatgatgattttatttgatttacgTTTAAGGGATTGTGAACCGGTAGTCGGGAGAGACGTGAACCAGGTGGAGAGAGGTGGTTGGACCGGACTGAGAGAGTGGCAGCCATCTGTTGTTCTCTTTGTGGATAAAAATGTATGGCtggtttggtttcttttttgtgttgtaaaagagaagagaagactGGGTAAGCAAGCAACGGTTAATCAGTGAGAGAATATTCCGTAAACTACAGATTAGTATCCCAATTATGCAATCTATTTCAATTGAGTCCCTAAGATTTAATACTAAACACGATGCTATCAATGGTTTGGGTGTTTTCTGAGGGTATATGTGTGCCTGACATATCAAAGATTTAAAACTTGTTGGTGAACTTATGCCTCAAGTTAGCCTCCTCTGTCCTTGTATGTCTCTGTGTTGTCATTACTTTGCTATCAATTCAATCATTACTCCAATAAAGAATATCACATAGCTAACTGGATGTGTTATTTGTTAATTGGCATGAAGAGCTCAAATTCTCAAGCATAAAGTACTTGTCTTTTCGCTGTATTTATTTGTGTGTTTTGATTAGTGGTGAAGCATGTTCAAGGTTTTCTTATCAATTTGTTGGTacttagagaagaaaaaaatggaacaaaaatttattttttatcaaaagataTATGTTCCCGTGTCAAAAATAGACAACTGGTCCTTTTGGTTATTCCCCAAGAATGATTAGATGTATCTCCATTCTCCTAATAATGGTCATTGCCCACACCCTGTCAAACTTGCATACCAACTGCTTCTTCTGCTTTAAGTTCTGCAGTTTACACTTCAATGTATAGATGTGTGTGGTTCAccgtttttttcccttttttctttatcctaATGTCACATTTGTGGCAAGGACAGTGGACAAATCTCTGTATCTCCCTTTGGACAGTACTAGTTTAGTAAGTACCATTCATGCTCAAGATAGGGTGGACCATATAAACTGCCCACTTTGTGCTTCCTGGAAGCTAAATGACTAGCAGTTGAAAACTGTTAACAGAGGGAGGGAAAGCGAAAGGATGTTATTGGGCTGTTGTAGGTTCCCTCTCACATCTTATGTGTTTGCAAACACAAGATGTAGAGATAAAAGTAGAAGTGGGCTTTCTCGCAAAGCAGCAACTCGACAAATCCATGCCAGTAATGGAgagtacaacaacaacaaaaagaaggTAGTCATTGTTGGCTCAGGCTGGGCTGGTCTTGGTGCTGCATACCACCTCTGTAACCAGGTCTTTTTTCCCTGTCTCAAATCTCTATCTTTGTTTGTGTTTTGGTGGataaaaacttataattgaGATCTTAAAGCTAAAGTGCTGAATATGGAGTACTGATATTTTGATCAGGGATTTGATGTTACTGTTCTTGGAGATGGGTATGATTTTGGTGATCCTGATGATGTTGGTATCCATGGTACAGCATAATTCccttttaattatcttttccttttctggAGTCAGTTGTTCCACGTTTTCATCCTTACTAGATGCTTACATCCCTTGGCTCATATTTAAAAGAGATGAAGAAACTGATAATTGCAGGCAGGCAGGGTCTCTAATGAGATTTGCTAAGCAGGAACTTTGCTGCTTCATGGATGAACTGTTTATGAAGTTATATAAAcactgttgattttgtttttcttcttcctagTCTTAGATGCATGAGTTTGAATAGGATGTAGAAGAGACCATTCAAATGGGTCTGTGAGCCTGTAATATCTCTTCTTCAACTGTGTCACATCCACATTGTGTTTCAACAGTATGAgaaaattatgatatattaatttttctctCATAATTTGAAATCTAATATCTAGTTTCTGCTTTATATTTAGGTTTTTGGTATCcctacaaaaacatatttagccTTGTTGACGAACTGGGCATGAAGCCCTTCACTAATTGGTTGCAGTCCGCACAATATTCAAAAGAGGGACTAGAGGTAATTAGACTTATTTGAAATGTTCGGAGAGAAGAAAAGTTTCCAAAAATTTCACTCCTTATTGACAAATTTGCAAGCTCAAGTCAAGTGGCTTTGGTGTGTCTCAACAAATCCACGGATCATTCTGCAGGTTGAATTTCCTGTTCTCCAAGATCGGCCTCAACTTCCTGCACCATTAGGAACCTTATTCTATACTCAAGTATGTCTTGTGTTGTGTCTGTCTTATTTCTCACTCACAAAAAATTTCTTagttcctgaaaaatttgaTCTGGCTACATATTTGCAGTTCAATCGGCTCCCATTGGTGGATAGATTAACATCTGTTCCTCTAATGGCCGCAGGTACAATATCCTGTTCGAATATGCATTTGATACTTGGGAGACTCTGTTAAAGGTGCTTTGTTacttttattgtgattttctttCCACTTATTATCCATCTCTACCTTCTTGCAGTAATTGACTTCGACAACACTGACATGGCTTGGAGGAAATATGATTCAGGTAAGGATCTTGATGAAAACTGTGGCTTTCTAacatttgaaatttgatttttacttcTACTACTTCAAGCATGTGGTTGAGATGACTCATTTAGAAGCTTACTGATCAGTTACTACAAGGGAGCTTCTCAAACAGTCTGGCTTCTCAGAAAGACTTTATCAGGATGTTTTTGGGTCATTACTTCAAGTGGGTTTGTGTGCTCCGCTAGAGCAATGCAGTGCAGCTGCTGCACTTGGAATGCTGCAGTTCATGGCCATTTCACATCAGGTATGACAACTTGGTTTCCTCTTTTGTGCCAACGTGGGTGGATTTGTCGTTGTTATTTAAAGGCTCTTCAATGCTATCAAATCTTAAAGCTCGATAGTGTGATAAATGTGCCGTTAAAACAGATGCAATTGCACCAATTTCATATACTATCAGTTTTATAAATGTGTCGTTAAAATAGATGCAATTGCACCAATTTCATATactatcagttttttttttcacccacATAAACGTCAGGAGACTCATATATAACTCAGAAAAGTACAAGATTGAAAGCCAAAAGCTTAGAATTCTGATTCTACAATATTGCCTTTAAAGTAGTAAATACAGAGGATTTTTAGGAGAAATCCTAGGAGCTAAAATAAATGTATATATACCAGAAAGGACCTAGTTATAAGGACTCAAGTTGGAGAATGAAGAGCTGAAATTCCCATC
The DNA window shown above is from Populus trichocarpa isolate Nisqually-1 chromosome 4, P.trichocarpa_v4.1, whole genome shotgun sequence and carries:
- the LOC7470415 gene encoding protein CHAPERONE-LIKE PROTEIN OF POR1, chloroplastic yields the protein MAATLSVRSNHLSPPGSRLSRLPVHNPLNVNQIKSSLKKDPVFWRGVIVQPRRILVRAGSRADDSSAPFEMSVESALKLLGVSDGASFDEILRAKNSIVAICKDDQEAIAQVEAAYDMLLMRSLIQRRAGKVVSSNIRYADVKPVSGPGMGPMPQWVQTTIKKTPVSVETPSTGELGLQAGVYGALMVLTYVNGTSMPSVAPYAGADVPGLILATSFGASLYFMTKKNVKLGKATIITIGGLVAGAVVGSAVENWLQVDIVPFLGLHSPAAVVSEFILFSQFLVSLYLR